From Virgibacillus ihumii, the proteins below share one genomic window:
- a CDS encoding TRAP transporter substrate-binding protein — protein MKKVLGMFLGLTIILLLAACGGSDSAQGEGDGETITWKLGHLANEEHQWHKTAEKFAELVKEKTDGKLQIEIYPNEQLGSEIEVLNSIEAGTVDMTISGESMQNWAPEAALMAVPYAFKNEEHLKKVIEGEIGKEIESAIKEKVGVTPLYYHLRAPRNLTSKKPIKSPEDLEGFKMRVPNVPLFMDAWEAAGASPQVMAFSEVFTAIQQGVIDGQENPVDLIHSASFYEVQNYVNKTQHVRSWIYVVVGNEQLNSLSEDMQAAVKEAAKEAQEYGMKLYKEETDKYIKMLKDEGMEFVEVDQDAFAEAMKPAVEKSLNEEQLKLYEKILKAAK, from the coding sequence ATGAAAAAAGTACTTGGGATGTTTTTGGGGTTAACAATTATTCTTCTGTTGGCAGCTTGTGGTGGAAGTGATTCTGCACAAGGTGAAGGTGATGGCGAAACAATAACATGGAAATTGGGTCATTTGGCAAACGAAGAGCATCAATGGCATAAAACTGCGGAAAAGTTTGCAGAATTGGTAAAAGAAAAGACAGATGGAAAATTGCAAATTGAAATTTATCCTAATGAGCAGTTAGGATCCGAAATCGAGGTATTAAATAGTATTGAAGCGGGTACCGTTGATATGACTATTTCGGGAGAGTCCATGCAGAACTGGGCTCCAGAAGCAGCTTTAATGGCTGTCCCTTATGCATTTAAAAATGAAGAGCACTTGAAGAAGGTTATTGAAGGGGAAATTGGTAAGGAGATTGAAAGTGCAATCAAAGAAAAAGTAGGTGTTACGCCACTTTATTATCATTTACGTGCACCTCGTAATTTAACATCCAAGAAACCAATAAAATCACCAGAAGATTTGGAAGGTTTTAAAATGAGGGTTCCAAATGTTCCGTTATTTATGGACGCTTGGGAAGCGGCAGGTGCAAGTCCCCAGGTTATGGCATTTAGTGAAGTGTTTACAGCAATTCAACAGGGAGTTATTGATGGTCAGGAGAATCCAGTCGACCTGATTCACAGTGCAAGTTTTTATGAAGTACAAAATTATGTTAATAAAACGCAACATGTGCGTAGCTGGATTTATGTAGTAGTGGGTAATGAACAATTAAATTCATTAAGTGAAGATATGCAGGCTGCTGTTAAAGAGGCAGCAAAAGAAGCTCAGGAATACGGCATGAAGCTTTATAAAGAAGAAACTGATAAATATATAAAAATGCTTAAAGATGAAGGTATGGAATTTGTTGAGGTTGATCAAGATGCTTTTGCAGAGGCTATGAAACCTGCAGTTGAAAAGAGCCTAAATGAAGAACAACTGAAGTTATATGAAAAAATTTTGAAGGCTGCAAAGTAA
- the allD gene encoding ureidoglycolate dehydrogenase — translation MSDTILEPMKLKTLVMDKLTEASVLKEHAEIVADVLVHADLRGVSSHGALRTEHYVKRLNKGGVNPTPKIEIKERGKSAALVDGDNGFGHVIMKEAMDKAIQLTKENGIGMVAVTNSSHCGALSYFAEQAAKKEVVSMVMTQTDSAVVPFGGAEPYFGTNPVAYGFPARKHKPIILDMATSNVALGKILHAKESGESIPDSWGVDSNGQPVTDPKLVKYLLPVGGPKGYGLALTVDVLSGILTGSEFGTSISSMYGDYKNYRRLGHVILTINPGLFISKDDFLKNIDLMIDEIHKVQPAEGHNLVMVPGEPEQIKEEELMKKGVPVTESVYNYLTS, via the coding sequence ATGAGCGACACAATTCTAGAACCAATGAAATTAAAAACCTTAGTTATGGATAAACTTACTGAAGCAAGTGTACTTAAAGAACATGCAGAAATAGTAGCTGATGTATTAGTGCATGCTGATTTGCGGGGCGTAAGTTCCCATGGAGCTTTGAGAACTGAACATTATGTAAAAAGATTAAATAAAGGGGGGGTGAATCCCACCCCAAAAATTGAAATAAAAGAACGGGGTAAAAGTGCTGCTTTAGTCGATGGGGATAATGGTTTTGGACACGTCATTATGAAGGAGGCCATGGATAAAGCAATTCAACTTACAAAAGAAAATGGAATTGGAATGGTTGCAGTCACCAATAGTAGTCATTGTGGAGCACTTTCTTATTTTGCCGAACAAGCTGCAAAGAAAGAAGTTGTCAGCATGGTAATGACACAAACGGACAGTGCAGTTGTTCCTTTTGGGGGAGCAGAACCGTATTTTGGAACCAATCCCGTAGCTTATGGTTTTCCTGCAAGAAAGCATAAGCCCATTATACTTGATATGGCTACCAGTAATGTTGCACTAGGAAAGATACTTCATGCGAAAGAATCGGGGGAGTCAATTCCTGATTCATGGGGAGTGGATTCAAACGGTCAACCAGTAACAGATCCTAAATTAGTGAAATATCTTTTGCCTGTAGGTGGGCCAAAGGGATATGGATTAGCTTTAACAGTTGATGTACTTTCCGGTATTCTTACCGGATCTGAATTCGGAACAAGCATTTCGTCGATGTATGGTGATTACAAAAATTATCGAAGGTTGGGTCACGTCATACTTACAATTAATCCTGGGTTATTCATTAGTAAGGATGATTTTCTAAAAAATATTGACCTAATGATTGACGAGATTCACAAAGTTCAGCCTGCTGAAGGTCATAATCTTGTAATGGTACCCGGTGAACCCGAGCAAATAAAGGAAGAGGAGCTAATGAAGAAAGGGGTACCTGTAACAGAAAGTGTTTATAATTATTTAACTTCCTAA
- a CDS encoding sugar kinase translates to MNDVITIGDAMITFDPSATGPMRFVNSFYRKVGGAEFNLAIGCARLGMKTGWISRLGNDEFGRYIYNFARGEGIDVSEVKKISGYPTSLNFKEINGDGSSKTFYYRHQSPTLTLNPDSLNKAFFEQAKLLHITGVFPAVNDQNIAIIDKAIHIAKEHGLKISMDPNIRLKLWCEEKARETLLNWMVDVDYLMAGTDELNLLFETDNSKKWIDKVKEYSVSHLFIKKGADGSMLWTDNNIFEQPVEKNINVIDTVGAGDGFDAGALYGLLNNWEPKETLKLANVIGSMVVEVFGDNEGLPYFEDALNKLHNKKIVER, encoded by the coding sequence ATGAATGATGTAATTACAATTGGCGATGCTATGATAACATTCGATCCTTCTGCAACCGGACCTATGCGCTTTGTTAATTCCTTTTATAGAAAGGTAGGTGGTGCTGAGTTCAATTTAGCAATTGGTTGTGCCCGCCTTGGAATGAAGACAGGATGGATAAGTAGGTTAGGAAATGATGAATTTGGAAGGTACATTTATAATTTTGCCCGTGGAGAAGGAATTGATGTTTCTGAAGTAAAGAAAATTAGTGGTTATCCAACATCTTTAAATTTTAAGGAAATAAATGGAGACGGATCTTCCAAAACATTTTATTATCGTCATCAGTCACCGACTCTAACATTGAATCCTGATTCATTAAATAAAGCATTTTTTGAACAAGCTAAATTGTTGCACATAACCGGTGTGTTTCCAGCTGTAAATGATCAAAATATTGCAATAATAGATAAAGCAATTCATATAGCAAAGGAGCATGGTTTGAAAATTTCAATGGATCCCAATATCCGTTTGAAGCTTTGGTGTGAGGAAAAGGCGCGTGAAACACTATTAAATTGGATGGTAGATGTTGATTATTTAATGGCTGGTACAGATGAACTAAATTTATTATTTGAAACTGATAACAGCAAAAAATGGATAGATAAGGTTAAGGAATACTCTGTTTCACATTTATTTATAAAAAAAGGCGCAGACGGATCAATGCTTTGGACTGATAATAACATCTTTGAACAACCAGTCGAAAAAAATATAAATGTTATAGATACTGTTGGAGCAGGTGATGGTTTTGATGCAGGGGCTCTATATGGACTTTTAAATAATTGGGAGCCAAAAGAAACTTTAAAACTGGCTAATGTTATTGGATCAATGGTTGTAGAGGTTTTTGGTGATAATGAAGGACTTCCTTATTTTGAAGATGCGTTAAATAAACTACATAACAAAAAAATTGTTGAAAGGTAG
- a CDS encoding LacI family DNA-binding transcriptional regulator: MTKKVTITDVAKQANVSKSTVSQYLSGRFEYMGIETKTRIKNAISNLEYQPNIVARSLKKKKTSTIGVIVANILHSYSTQVLRSIENVCNKNGYSTIICNADDNSIKEKKYIETLLAKQVDGLIVLPTSGNMEIYEKLLMQNFPIVFLDRLVNGLNVDTVLLDNEKASKLAVEHLLDNEYKNIAMVTTSLIDNVTPRVERINGYVNSLEEHGIPINDEYIKGLDLNSLQGGLEELFSLEKPPSAVISGNDFTLMEILKYAFYHDIKIGEDIGLITIDEVSFGSIHSPTLTTIAQPTFEMGTEVAKILLDKINNKKTNSKPRVHRHEPSLIIRNSSKKVGVVNE; encoded by the coding sequence ATGACAAAAAAGGTCACGATTACAGATGTAGCCAAGCAAGCTAATGTCTCAAAAAGTACTGTTTCTCAATATCTGAGTGGTCGCTTTGAATATATGGGGATTGAAACAAAAACCAGAATAAAAAATGCAATTTCGAATTTGGAATACCAGCCAAATATTGTAGCAAGAAGTCTTAAAAAGAAAAAAACATCCACTATAGGGGTAATAGTTGCAAATATATTACATTCATATTCAACACAAGTGCTTAGGTCAATAGAAAATGTGTGTAATAAAAATGGATATTCGACCATTATTTGTAATGCAGACGACAATTCAATTAAAGAGAAAAAGTACATTGAAACTTTATTGGCAAAACAAGTTGATGGATTGATTGTGCTACCGACCAGTGGGAACATGGAAATTTATGAAAAGTTACTTATGCAAAATTTTCCAATTGTATTTCTAGATCGTCTTGTTAATGGACTAAATGTTGATACAGTTTTATTGGATAATGAGAAGGCTTCAAAACTTGCAGTTGAACATTTGTTAGATAATGAATACAAAAATATTGCCATGGTCACAACTTCCTTGATTGATAATGTGACTCCCCGGGTTGAGCGAATAAATGGATATGTAAACAGCCTCGAAGAACATGGAATTCCTATTAACGATGAATATATAAAAGGTCTAGATTTGAATTCTTTACAAGGTGGGTTAGAAGAGCTTTTCTCTTTAGAAAAACCACCATCAGCAGTAATTTCAGGTAATGACTTTACGCTAATGGAAATATTAAAATATGCATTTTACCATGATATCAAAATAGGAGAGGACATTGGTTTGATAACAATAGACGAAGTTAGTTTCGGATCGATTCATTCACCCACCTTAACAACAATTGCGCAACCAACCTTTGAGATGGGTACAGAAGTAGCGAAAATATTATTGGATAAAATAAATAACAAAAAAACCAATAGTAAACCTAGAGTTCATAGACATGAACCATCTTTAATAATACGCAATTCATCTAAGAAAGTTGGTGTTGTAAATGAATGA
- a CDS encoding class II histone deacetylase: MEKSTGVIWDESYFWHQTGNGALNIDSGGWIQADTHAENPETKRRVKNLLDRSKFMKELQQIEPREALPEEVEMNHGRDYIKKIKRLSDSGGGDAGEHAIVGPDSYEIALLSAGGAITAIDAVMQEKVNNAYALTRPPGHHAEQDEGMGFCLFNNIAIAAKYAKEKYGLKRIVIIDWDVHHGNGTESAFRNDPDVLFISVHQENIFPKRRGQMSYTGEGDGEGFNVNIELPAGTGNEGYFYTFDQVIEPIIDQFEPELIMVSAGQDPSRFDPLGRMLMTSDGFYQLAMKVKALAEKHCEGRLVACHEGGYSTAYVPFCTIRILEALSGKQSGVDDPFDQGYHEGPLYQNQIDAVEKVKEIQGKYWRL; this comes from the coding sequence ATGGAAAAGAGCACAGGAGTCATTTGGGATGAAAGCTATTTCTGGCATCAAACCGGAAACGGCGCATTAAACATTGATTCCGGTGGATGGATACAGGCAGACACCCATGCCGAAAATCCGGAAACCAAACGCCGGGTTAAAAACTTGCTGGATCGGTCCAAATTTATGAAAGAACTGCAGCAAATCGAGCCGAGGGAAGCATTGCCAGAGGAAGTGGAAATGAATCATGGCCGGGATTATATTAAAAAAATAAAAAGACTTAGTGACAGTGGTGGCGGCGATGCAGGTGAGCATGCGATTGTTGGACCGGACTCGTATGAAATAGCACTCTTGTCAGCAGGCGGAGCGATTACAGCGATTGATGCTGTCATGCAGGAAAAGGTTAACAATGCATATGCATTGACCCGGCCGCCAGGTCATCATGCTGAGCAGGACGAGGGGATGGGTTTTTGCTTATTTAATAATATTGCAATTGCCGCCAAATATGCGAAGGAAAAATATGGACTGAAACGGATTGTGATTATCGACTGGGATGTGCATCACGGCAATGGAACCGAAAGCGCGTTTCGAAATGATCCGGATGTGCTGTTTATCTCGGTGCATCAGGAAAATATTTTTCCGAAAAGGCGCGGACAGATGTCTTATACCGGGGAGGGTGATGGGGAAGGATTTAACGTAAATATCGAATTGCCTGCAGGAACCGGTAATGAAGGGTATTTCTATACCTTTGATCAGGTAATCGAGCCAATCATAGATCAGTTTGAACCGGAGCTAATTATGGTTTCCGCGGGACAGGATCCAAGCAGGTTTGATCCGCTGGGACGAATGTTGATGACTTCGGATGGTTTTTACCAGCTGGCTATGAAGGTAAAGGCGCTGGCGGAAAAACATTGTGAAGGCCGGCTTGTTGCCTGTCATGAAGGTGGTTACAGCACAGCTTATGTACCATTTTGCACGATTCGGATTTTGGAAGCGTTAAGTGGAAAACAAAGTGGTGTTGATGATCCATTCGATCAAGGATATCATGAGGGACCGTTGTATCAGAATCAGATTGATGCGGTTGAGAAGGTTAAGGAGATTCAAGGTAAGTATTGGAGGTTGTAG
- a CDS encoding Zn-dependent hydrolase: MKPLTINFARMKETIEYSAKVGEIPNNGLCRLALSKEDKAMREQFQEWMIEAGLEVRVDDFGNMYGRRKGQTNLDPLVVGSHLDTQPNGGRFDGVLGVLSALEAIRTLNDYEIETYRSIEIVNFANEEGARFEPPLLGSGGLAGVFSKEYVYNRQDRDRKVFKNELAEIGFKSDEKNRLQRAHAFLELHIEQGPILENERITIGAVEGIKGMSWLEVKVTGEGGHAGPTPMPLRKDAMMAATSMIAHIERKCADADGDLTVTVGRLDVKPGAVNCIPEKVVFSVDVRHLDDEIREKFIAEEKAVLHEMAADRKVDLETEMLWEVDTSTFHEDIIFQVSKSAERLGYSNRRLYSGAGHDAKYMNDFTATGMIFLSSVDGKSHVESELTLDDDIYKGANVLLDAMIHLADNKE; this comes from the coding sequence ATGAAACCACTTACGATAAACTTTGCACGAATGAAAGAAACGATTGAATACAGTGCCAAAGTCGGAGAGATTCCCAATAATGGACTCTGCCGTCTCGCTTTATCAAAAGAAGATAAGGCAATGCGGGAACAGTTTCAAGAATGGATGATTGAGGCAGGTCTGGAAGTAAGAGTTGATGATTTTGGCAACATGTATGGCAGACGAAAAGGACAGACAAATCTTGATCCGCTGGTAGTGGGCTCGCATTTGGATACACAGCCAAATGGCGGAAGATTTGATGGTGTGTTGGGAGTGTTGAGTGCTTTGGAAGCGATTCGTACCCTGAATGATTATGAGATCGAAACGTATCGGTCCATTGAAATTGTAAATTTTGCAAATGAGGAAGGGGCGCGGTTTGAACCGCCGTTACTGGGTTCAGGTGGTCTGGCAGGTGTATTCTCAAAAGAATATGTGTATAACAGGCAGGACCGGGACAGGAAAGTTTTCAAAAATGAATTGGCGGAAATTGGTTTTAAAAGTGATGAAAAAAATCGCCTGCAGCGAGCGCACGCATTCTTGGAATTGCATATTGAACAAGGGCCGATATTGGAAAATGAAAGGATAACGATTGGTGCAGTAGAAGGGATTAAAGGAATGTCCTGGCTGGAGGTTAAAGTGACAGGTGAAGGCGGTCATGCCGGACCAACCCCGATGCCGCTTCGAAAAGATGCAATGATGGCGGCAACAAGCATGATTGCACATATTGAACGAAAATGTGCTGATGCTGACGGGGATTTAACCGTAACTGTCGGACGGCTCGATGTAAAGCCAGGTGCAGTAAATTGTATTCCGGAAAAGGTTGTGTTTTCCGTGGATGTTCGGCATTTGGATGATGAAATCCGTGAAAAATTTATTGCTGAAGAAAAGGCGGTTCTGCATGAAATGGCTGCCGATAGAAAAGTGGACTTGGAAACGGAAATGCTATGGGAAGTGGACACATCAACATTTCATGAGGACATCATTTTTCAAGTTTCCAAAAGTGCCGAGCGCCTTGGTTATTCGAACAGACGATTGTACAGTGGTGCAGGACATGATGCAAAATATATGAATGATTTTACTGCAACCGGGATGATTTTTTTGTCGAGTGTGGATGGTAAAAGTCATGTCGAGTCGGAGTTAACCTTGGATGATGATATTTATAAAGGTGCAAATGTTTTACTGGACGCAATGATTCATTTGGCAGACAACAAGGAATAG
- a CDS encoding sodium:solute symporter family protein: MFTDQERMILGVIVVIYFILLIGFSYYINNRKIKNYEDYNVAGRSVSIFPLVLTFVGTAVGGSILLGFMESAYRFGMGQHWLNISILITGIITASFLVKRIRLIGEKYNMVTLGDFTALRYGEGARLPTVISVLLAYCAVTGMQFVAIATILNLTIGLSMTAGIIISWILLTVKTFFGGLKSVVWQDAIHGSVQTIGVFLLFVAVLWAGSDWGEMKAFADSIGDSGALSITSISTSEVLVYFFTIGGYQFVRQDLWQRFWAAKDYKTALSGYWIAIVLAFLIGVAIISTGAFLKYGMQMTEIDPNLVYYEAIGAVFNFPIVVIMVIALMATVISCADSFFMAGSSSIINDIIKPRMKHATEKKMLRYSRYSVIAVSVISVLLALYMPELVVLWVIGTAMLVSGLLAPSIFGLFWKGATKAGGISAMWLGLSVAVIWQLAGHPFGIHPVFIGLPLSTLTLIIVSLATKKEQTDAEDIWLQVN, encoded by the coding sequence ATGTTTACTGATCAGGAGCGAATGATACTTGGGGTTATTGTAGTGATTTATTTTATATTATTAATTGGTTTTTCGTATTATATTAACAACCGAAAAATAAAGAACTATGAAGATTACAATGTTGCCGGACGGTCTGTCTCCATTTTCCCCTTGGTATTAACATTTGTTGGAACAGCAGTTGGCGGGTCGATTTTACTGGGGTTTATGGAAAGTGCTTATCGTTTTGGGATGGGACAGCACTGGCTGAATATCAGTATCTTAATTACTGGTATTATTACAGCGTCCTTTCTGGTTAAGCGGATTCGTCTTATTGGTGAAAAATATAATATGGTTACTCTGGGGGATTTTACTGCACTCAGATATGGCGAAGGTGCCAGGCTTCCAACGGTAATCAGTGTGCTTCTTGCTTATTGTGCGGTTACCGGAATGCAGTTCGTTGCGATTGCGACTATATTAAACTTGACGATCGGCCTCAGCATGACTGCCGGAATTATCATCAGCTGGATCCTACTGACGGTAAAAACATTTTTTGGCGGACTGAAGTCGGTTGTCTGGCAGGATGCAATTCATGGTTCGGTACAGACGATTGGTGTCTTTCTATTATTTGTGGCTGTGCTCTGGGCTGGCAGTGACTGGGGAGAAATGAAGGCATTCGCCGATTCAATTGGTGATTCCGGGGCATTAAGTATTACCAGCATTTCCACGAGTGAAGTGCTTGTCTACTTCTTTACGATTGGCGGATACCAGTTTGTCAGACAGGATTTATGGCAGCGTTTTTGGGCTGCGAAAGATTATAAAACTGCTTTATCAGGTTATTGGATAGCTATCGTTCTTGCTTTTTTGATAGGCGTTGCGATTATTTCGACAGGAGCTTTTCTGAAATACGGCATGCAGATGACGGAAATTGATCCCAACCTGGTCTACTATGAGGCAATCGGAGCTGTGTTTAATTTTCCAATCGTAGTCATTATGGTGATTGCGCTTATGGCAACGGTCATTTCATGTGCGGATTCCTTTTTTATGGCGGGTTCGTCTTCCATTATTAACGATATTATAAAGCCAAGAATGAAACATGCAACTGAAAAAAAGATGCTTCGTTACAGCAGATATTCGGTTATTGCTGTTTCGGTAATTTCGGTTCTGCTTGCATTGTACATGCCTGAATTGGTTGTATTATGGGTGATTGGCACAGCAATGCTCGTTTCGGGACTTTTAGCACCATCTATTTTCGGACTCTTCTGGAAGGGAGCTACCAAAGCAGGCGGTATCTCAGCGATGTGGCTTGGATTGTCGGTTGCGGTAATTTGGCAATTGGCAGGACATCCATTTGGGATTCACCCTGTATTTATCGGGCTGCCGCTCTCCACGTTGACATTAATTATTGTTTCGCTGGCAACGAAAAAAGAACAAACGGATGCGGAAGATATCTGGTTACAAGTGAACTAA
- a CDS encoding acyl-CoA dehydrogenase family protein, giving the protein MVKITETNAPVKLSDQERAELRKEVRDLCHSFGNEYWRKLDVPREYPHEFVDALTEAGLLSVLIPQEYGGRGYGLTEATIILEEIHRAGGHAAACHAQMYTMGSVLRHGTEEQKNKYLPEIAKGKLRLQAFSITEPEAGSNTTSIETFAEKVEDGYVINGHKNWTSRILQSDLLLLLARTKPLQEVEKKSDGISLFLVDLREIRKNQPDTLEVEPVRTMFNYATNKVWYKDMKIPLDSVIGKENKGFKYVLDGMNAERILLASETIGDGYFFIDKATEYASEREVFNRKIGQNQGVQFPIAHAYASIKAADLMRSEAAEKFDANEKCGEEANTAKLLSSEASWEAGNVCINTYGGNGFVDEYDVERKFRETRMYQVAPVNNNMILAYIGQHVLGMPRSY; this is encoded by the coding sequence ATGGTCAAAATAACTGAAACAAACGCACCAGTTAAATTAAGTGATCAAGAAAGAGCAGAACTTCGTAAAGAGGTTCGAGATTTATGTCATTCATTCGGAAATGAATATTGGAGAAAGTTGGATGTGCCGAGAGAATACCCTCATGAATTTGTAGATGCGCTGACTGAAGCAGGTTTACTGTCTGTCTTAATTCCACAGGAGTATGGCGGCAGAGGTTATGGACTGACAGAAGCAACTATCATTCTTGAGGAAATTCATCGTGCAGGTGGTCATGCCGCTGCATGTCATGCTCAAATGTATACGATGGGATCTGTGCTGCGCCATGGTACTGAAGAACAAAAAAATAAATACTTACCTGAAATTGCTAAGGGTAAACTCCGGCTTCAGGCTTTTTCCATTACGGAACCTGAAGCAGGCTCGAACACCACTTCAATCGAAACATTTGCTGAAAAAGTGGAAGATGGCTATGTTATAAACGGTCATAAAAACTGGACAAGTCGTATTTTGCAATCTGATTTACTTTTGTTATTAGCAAGAACCAAGCCGTTGCAAGAAGTGGAAAAGAAATCAGACGGAATCAGTTTGTTTTTAGTAGATTTAAGGGAAATTCGGAAAAACCAACCCGATACATTGGAAGTTGAACCAGTTCGTACCATGTTTAACTATGCAACGAATAAAGTGTGGTACAAGGATATGAAAATACCACTTGATAGTGTGATTGGAAAAGAGAATAAAGGATTCAAGTATGTCCTAGATGGCATGAATGCGGAAAGGATTCTGCTCGCATCTGAAACAATTGGGGATGGCTACTTTTTCATTGATAAGGCAACAGAATATGCAAGTGAGCGAGAGGTTTTTAACCGTAAAATCGGGCAAAATCAAGGTGTCCAGTTTCCGATTGCTCATGCCTATGCATCGATTAAAGCTGCAGATTTGATGCGTTCTGAAGCTGCGGAAAAATTTGATGCCAATGAAAAATGCGGTGAAGAAGCAAATACGGCAAAACTTTTATCCAGCGAGGCTAGTTGGGAAGCCGGGAATGTTTGTATAAACACTTATGGGGGCAATGGATTTGTGGATGAATACGATGTCGAGCGTAAATTCAGGGAAACGCGGATGTATCAGGTGGCTCCAGTGAATAATAATATGATTTTAGCGTACATTGGGCAACATGTTTTAGGGATGCCTAGATCCTATTAA
- a CDS encoding Fe-S-containing hydro-lyase has protein sequence MTQVRIQVPFDSEEVVKSLKAGDQVLMTGTLYTARDAAHKRMVEQIENGEELPFELKNQVIYYVGPTPPKPGEVIGSAGPTTSIRMDKYSPILLEQGLKGMIGKGYRGSEVINSVAKNNAVYFAAIGGSGALLAKRIKSVELVAYEDLGTEAIRKIYVEDFPCMVINDIYGRDWYKESQEKYKQR, from the coding sequence ATGACACAAGTAAGGATACAGGTTCCGTTTGATAGTGAGGAGGTTGTTAAATCATTAAAAGCGGGAGATCAGGTTTTAATGACAGGCACTCTTTATACAGCTAGAGATGCAGCGCATAAAAGAATGGTGGAGCAAATTGAAAATGGTGAAGAACTTCCTTTTGAATTAAAAAATCAGGTTATATATTATGTAGGACCAACTCCTCCCAAACCCGGGGAGGTTATAGGTTCTGCGGGTCCAACGACTAGCATTAGAATGGATAAATACTCACCCATTTTACTTGAACAAGGCTTAAAAGGAATGATTGGTAAGGGTTACAGAGGTAGTGAAGTTATTAATTCAGTTGCCAAGAATAATGCTGTATATTTTGCAGCGATAGGTGGATCAGGTGCACTTTTGGCAAAAAGAATTAAATCGGTTGAATTGGTGGCCTATGAGGATTTAGGGACAGAAGCAATACGGAAAATTTATGTTGAAGATTTCCCGTGTATGGTAATTAATGATATTTATGGAAGGGATTGGTACAAAGAATCGCAAGAGAAATATAAACAACGGTGA
- a CDS encoding fumarate hydratase, which produces MVLVKEIHYSDIVQNVARLCEEANYDLGEDVVTAFQQAVQTETSGAGKEVLNQLIENANIATNNRVPMCQDTGVSVFIVKLGQECHITGGNLYEAINEGVRTGYEEGYLRYSIVDNPINRRNTGDNTPSVIHTEIVPGNNLEIYMTAKGGGAENMSALKMLTPSDGLEGIKKFILDTVREAGPNACPPLVVGVGIGGNFESCAYLAKKSLFKPVGERNSNQDTAELEEELIRDINSLGIGPQGMGGKTTALDIKIETAPCHIAALPVAVNLNCHASRHKHVVL; this is translated from the coding sequence ATGGTTTTAGTGAAAGAGATTCATTACAGCGATATTGTTCAGAATGTGGCACGATTATGTGAAGAGGCGAATTATGATCTCGGTGAAGATGTTGTCACAGCATTCCAACAGGCTGTTCAAACGGAAACTTCCGGCGCCGGTAAAGAAGTGCTGAATCAGCTGATTGAAAATGCTAATATCGCAACAAATAATCGTGTTCCTATGTGTCAGGATACAGGGGTTTCTGTTTTTATTGTAAAACTCGGCCAGGAGTGTCATATAACTGGCGGCAATTTATATGAAGCAATAAATGAAGGGGTTCGTACAGGATACGAAGAAGGATATTTACGTTATTCTATTGTAGATAATCCAATCAATCGCAGGAATACAGGCGATAATACTCCCTCTGTTATCCATACGGAAATTGTACCAGGTAACAATTTGGAAATTTACATGACCGCCAAGGGCGGGGGAGCAGAAAATATGAGCGCTCTAAAGATGCTTACACCAAGCGATGGGCTTGAAGGAATTAAAAAATTTATATTGGACACAGTCCGTGAAGCAGGGCCCAATGCATGCCCACCCCTTGTAGTTGGCGTTGGAATAGGTGGTAATTTTGAGTCGTGTGCTTATCTAGCCAAAAAGTCTCTCTTTAAGCCAGTCGGAGAGAGGAATTCCAATCAGGATACTGCTGAACTAGAAGAAGAATTAATACGAGATATTAATAGCTTAGGGATTGGACCACAAGGGATGGGGGGAAAGACTACCGCGCTTGATATAAAGATAGAAACAGCACCGTGTCACATAGCTGCTCTCCCTGTCGCTGTTAATTTAAACTGCCATGCTAGCCGGCATAAACATGTCGTTCTTTGA